In the genome of Pogona vitticeps strain Pit_001003342236 chromosome 13, PviZW2.1, whole genome shotgun sequence, one region contains:
- the LOC110089818 gene encoding uncharacterized protein LOC110089818: MMAPSLLVASALLVCTLLHVVGSQNHIKNSKGPMRERALLINEVNADNPGEDALEYLELYHSSGQQAPLDGYSVVLYNGNGNTAYYVKPLEGLSTDDQGFLLLGSSAVVPRPKVILPKNTIQNGPDAIALYFGRRDLYRGMNVTSEGLVDALVHKSKASDRADDLVRILTPGVEPFLEDPLFRTTDESLERCQRLGSQWFFQVGAPTPGWDNHCIPFAQLNASSVLLNEVNPVVEFVELQGLPSTEVKDLVLVFVNGSNQIYFVMEVHGKTSPDGLLLLGSDHHKHTVDLAFPSNSMKPPFGANTSAVALFRGSARSFAVGDTVSTVGLLDALVYTVGERTESKLQDILTHGKSPFYVKEESLSNCSSISRCVCCSLTRDPSAYVLNLPTPGQFNDCPKKRFGQDISLCFQVPDCPKHIPEESDILTFLSLALEKQCGCRVFPAYFKDPVVTCQDGGLVFTAQLMARSAPQLHSLLQALSIVLQSKEAVRFGKWNSTAVQSCSSGANVTESPSGVTSEEPKTIQTTQAPRVELLINEVNPDNPGSREDTEYVELFYPGPAPFELRDYWLVLYNGKNDLAYQVVSLAGHRTDRWGYFLVGSSGVAPTPSIVLPDNTIQNGADAVALYRSTKPIYQVNMPVTAKGLVDAVVYTARGSYRAEKLLDILTPGQSILYENDSHSTEDESLSRCRSLRPRDHSSFQVAEITPFRENACTMVAPNATEEAPRSHSMVINEVGVATGTALYQFVELKGPAGASLKGFSLMFFSGHEAKPYASLQLQGTFGSNGLFVVLPGQSSDGHSHEQLVKPSLWSDPSSHQKSHGVALFRHTQARKGAHVPDEIVEDVVVFSWETGTSRDQPGLPGPIYLIPRKGERWLSLSRCSSCNETFAVSDPTPGLENRCPQPPQPSLDLGMCLLTPNCSLWPPSPPVLASLRRALVRSMEESCSCGVSSCYIQELRFTCLDSILKLSGQILTRSEEQRQLLARWQANFSASPNPFPVDGRLLKVNTACPSPNGMEPSLKGHSFQPWETAVIVVGSVSFALLLGALAVYYLKRRPHNYNTIEMNDRCEIMADI; this comes from the exons ATGATGGCCCCCAGCCTGTTGGTTGCATCTGCGTTGTTGGTGTGCACCTTGTTACATGTGGTGGGTTCTCAGAACCACATCAAGAACTCAAAGGGGCCGATGAGGGAACGCGCCCTCCTGATCAACGAGGTCAATGCTGATAATCCCGGAGAGGATGCCCTGGAGTATTTGGAACTGTATCATAGCAGCGGCCAACAGGCCCCGCTCGATGGCTACTCCGTCGTTCTCTACAATGGCAATGGCAACACAGCCTACTATGTCAAACCTCTTGAAGGCCTCTCTACCGACGACCaaggcttcctcctcctcggatCTTCCGCGGTGGTCCCGAGACCCAAAGTCATTCTTCCAAAAAACACAATCCAGAACGGACCAGATGCCATCGCTCTCTATTTTGGACGGAGAGACTTGTACAGGGGCATGAACGTTACCAGCGAGGGCTTGGTGGATGCTTTGGTCCACAAATCTAAAGCAAGCGACCGAGCGGATGACTTGGTCCGTATTCTGACCCCCGGGGTGGAGCCGTTCCTTGAGGACCCTCTCTTCAGGACCACCGACGAATCGCTGGAGAGGTGCCAAAGGCTGGGTTCTCAGTGGTTTTTCCAAGTGGGTGCCCCTACCCCCGGCTGGGAtaaccactgtattccttttgcACAACTAAACGCCTCCTCCGTGTTGCTCAATGAGGTCAATCCTGTGGTTGAGTTCGTAGAGCTGCAGGGGCTTCCTTCCACCGAGGTGAAAGACCTGGTGCTGGTCTTCGTTAATGGGAGCAACCAGATTTATTTTGTCATGGAAGTACATGGCAAGACCTCTCCTGATGGCCTGCTTCTCCTTGGCTCAGATCATCACAAACATACAG TTGACCTGGCTTTCCCCAGCAACTCCATGAAACCCCCCTTCGGAGCCAACACCAGCGCTGTTGCCCTGTTCAGAGGGAGTGCCCGCAGCTTTGCTGTGGGGGATACCGTGTCGACTGTTGGCCTTCTGGATGCCTTGGTTTACACAGTGGGTGAGCGCACGGAATCAAAGCTGCAGGACATCTTGACCCATGGGAAGTCTCCTTTCTATGTGAAAGAAGA ATCGTTGTCCAACTGCTCATCCATCAGCCGGTGTGTCTGCTGCAGCCTCACCCGGGATCCTTCTGCCTACGTTCTCAACCTGCCCACGCCAGGGCAATTCAACGACTGCCCCAAGAAGCGCTTCGGTCAAGATATTTCCTTGTGCTTTCAAGTACCAG ATTGCCCGAAACACATCCCAGAGGAAAGTGACATTCTCACGTTTTTGTCCCTGGCCTTGGAGAAGCAGTGTGGCTGCAGAGTGTTTCCTGCTTATTTCAAAG ATCCGGTTGTGACTTGCCAGGATGGAGGACTGGTGTTCACGGCTCAGCTGATGGCTAGATCAGCCCCACAGCTTCACAGCTTGCTGCAGGCCCTTTCGATCGTCTTGCAGAGCAAGGAGGCAGTGAGGTTCGGGAAATGGAACAGCACGGCGGTCCAGTCTTGCTCGAGTGGGGCGAACGTGACCGAAAGTCCTTCAG gggtaACATCTGAGGAGCCAAAGACGATCCAGACCACACAAGCTCCTCGCGTGGAGTTGCTGATCAATGAGGTGAATCCCGACAACCCAGGTTCTCGAGAGGATACGGAGTACGTTGAACTTTTCTATCCTGGCCCAGCGCCGTTTGAGCTCCGAGATTACTGGCTCGTTCTCTACAATGGCAAGAACGACCTTGCTTACCAGGTGGTAAGCCTGGCGGGCCACCGTACGGACAGGTGGGGCTATTTCCTGGTGGGTAGCTCTGGGGTGGCCCCCACGCCCTCGATTGTCTTGCCTGACAACACCATCCAGAACGGAGCAGATGCGGTGGCCCTCTACCGCAGCACCAAACCCATCTATCAAGTCAACATGCCCGTGACCGCCAAGGGGCTGGTGGACGCGGTGGTGTACACCGCCCGGGGGTCGTACCGCGCCGAGAAGCTCCTTGATATCCTAACTCCGGGACAGAGTATCCTGTACGAAAACGATTCTCACAGCACTGAAGACGAGTCTCTCAGTCGATGTCGAAGCCTGAGGCCCCGAGACCACAGTAGCTTCCAG GTGGCGGAAATAACTCCTTTCCGTGAAAATGCTTGCACGATGGTTGCCCCAAATGCCACGGAAGAAGCACCCCGCAGTCATTCCATGGTGATCAATGAAGTGGGTGTGGCAACCGGCACAGCGCTATACCAGTTTGTTGAGCTGAAAGGACCTGCGGGGGCCAGCTTGAAAGGGTTCTCCTTGATGTTCTTTTCTGGTCACGAGGCCAAGCCGTACGCCAGTCTCCAACTGCAGGGCACATTCGGAAGCAACGGGCTTTTTGTCGTCTTACCAGGACAGTCCAGTGATGGCCACAGTCATG AACAGCTGGTGAAGCCCTCTCTTTGGAGCGATCCCTCCTCGCATCAGAAGAGCCATGGGGTCGCTCTGTTCAGGCATACGCAGGCTCGGAAGGGCGCACACGTTCCTGATGAGATTGTGGAAGATGTGgtggtcttttcctgggagactGGCACCAGCCGAGATCAGCCTGGCCTTCCTGGACCCATCTATCTCATACCTaggaaaggagaaag ATGGCTGTCCTTAAGCCGCTGTTCTTCCTGCAACGAAACCTTTGCCGTCTCGGATCCCACACCTGGCTTGGAGAACAGGTGCCCTCAGCCACCTCAGCCCTCCCTGGATCTCGGAATGTGCCTGCTGACACCCA ATTGTTCCTTGTGGCCTCCGAGTCCTCCCGTTCTGGCTAGTCTCCGGCGTGCGTTGGTGAGATCTATGGAGGAGAGCTGTTCCTGCGGAGTCTCATCCTGCTATATACAAG AGCTTCGTTTCACCTGCCTCGATTCGATCCTGAAGCTCTCTGGCCAGATCTTGACCAGGTCAGAGGAACAGCGGCAGCTGCTTGCTCGGTGGCAGGCGAATTTTTCTGCAAGTCCCAACCCCTTTCCTGTGGACGGGAGGCTCCTCAAAGTAAACACAGCGTGCCCGTCTCCAAACGGAATGGAACCGAGCCTTAAAG gacATTCGTTTCAACCTTGGGAGACCGCTGTCATTGTCGTGGGCTCCGTTTCGTTCGCCCTGCTCTTAGGAGCGCTGGCCGTTTATTACTTAAAAAG acgGCCTCATAATTACAACACCATTGAGATGAACGACCGTTGTGAAATTATGGCGGACATCTAA
- the LOC110089816 gene encoding uncharacterized protein LOC110089816 isoform X2 — protein sequence MGRLDDQAKKRIVELRKAGLSFRKIKKVLEVDNIRVTPQAIYLFLKRKNVQPSAPSSGSDPPPGLKKGSRDAVLDQVSWEEEEEDQCWKLPPENEAGHARQREDDVSAAGVSPSCEMPLWHDSRGDEEGIRIVGVASLNQDEGQFGRQSATRGGFSKASQPGSNTGAQPNVNGKGTLFLPPARNPALIWKRKIVGRAIHLQKKASGHAPSSSPLSLPSAPRVQPASPRSRATVPATTASLGCSAQSKDASAQTSAWIPTCSTGHPSAQWGSPVAVPSLSPASPHPFAEKLDAVHAEVQKLTQAVHMVLDRQCQLERQQEQQQRFQQEVLVTLQQLSSTISHLAVPNNVTCAPYSSIAEPSPPLPSFSQFKIELI from the exons ATGGGTCGCTTAGATGACCAGGCCAAGAAGCGGATTGTGGAGTTGCGCAAAGCCGGTTTGAGTTTCCGCAAGATCAAAAAGGTGCTGGAGGTGGACAATATCCGTGTCACGCCGCAAGCCATCTACCTGTTCCTGAAGCGCAAGAATGTCCAGCCCAGCGCCCCCTCGTCCGGTTCCGATCCTCCGCCAGGCCTCAAGAAAGGAAGCAGAGATGCTGTCTTAGATCAGGtcagctgggaggaggaggaggaggatcagtGCTGGAAGCTGCCCCCGGAAAATGAAGCTGGGCACGCCAGGCAAAGAGAGGATGATGTCTCCGCGGCAGGAGTCAGCCCGAGCTGTGAGATGCCACTTTGGCATGACAGCCGAGGTGATGAGGAAGGCATCAGAATCGTTGGGGTGGCTTCCTTGAACCAAGACGAAGGGCAGTTTGGAAGGCAGAGCGCTACCCGTGGAGGCTTCTCCAAGGCATCACAACCAGGCTCAAATACTG GCGCTCAGCCGAACGTGAATGGCAAAGGAACGCTGTTTCTGCCACCTGCCAGGAATCCTGCCTTGATCTGGAAGAGAAAGATAGTAGGCCGGGCCATCCATCTGCAGAAGAAG GCAAGTGGGCACGCTCCGTCCAGTTCTCCTCTCAGCCTGCCTTCGGCGCCGAGGGTGCAGCCAGCGTCTCCTCGTTCCAGGGCGACTGTGCCTGCGACGACAGCATCGCTTGGCTGCAGCGCACAA AGCAAAGACGCAAGTGCTCAGACGTCCGCGTGGATCCCCACCTGCTCTACAGGCCACCCCAGCGCTCAGTGGGGAAGTCCGGTGGCCGTCCCTTCGCTCTCCCCTGCCAGCCCTCATCCTTTCGCAGAGAAACTGGATGCCGTGCACGCTGAGGTCCAGAAGCTGACGCAAGCTGTGCATATGGTGTTGGATCGTCAGTGTCAGCTTGAGCGccaacaggagcagcagcagcgttTCCAGCAGGAGGTGCTCGTGACGCTGCAGCAGCTGAGCTCCACGATCAGCCACCTGGCCGTGCCAAACAACGTCACGTGTGCCCCTTACAGCAGTATAGCTGAACCATCTCCTCCTTTGCCAAGCTTCAGCCAGTTCAAGATAGAACTTATCTGA
- the LOC110089816 gene encoding uncharacterized protein LOC110089816 isoform X1: MGRLDDQAKKRIVELRKAGLSFRKIKKVLEVDNIRVTPQAIYLFLKRKNVQPSAPSSGSDPPPGLKKGSRDAVLDQVSWEEEEEDQCWKLPPENEAGHARQREDDVSAAGVSPSCEMPLWHDSRGDEEGIRIVGVASLNQDEGQFGRQSATRGGFSKASQPGSNTGGSCSGRKDSGSDFAPVAPAGAQPNVNGKGTLFLPPARNPALIWKRKIVGRAIHLQKKASGHAPSSSPLSLPSAPRVQPASPRSRATVPATTASLGCSAQSKDASAQTSAWIPTCSTGHPSAQWGSPVAVPSLSPASPHPFAEKLDAVHAEVQKLTQAVHMVLDRQCQLERQQEQQQRFQQEVLVTLQQLSSTISHLAVPNNVTCAPYSSIAEPSPPLPSFSQFKIELI, encoded by the exons ATGGGTCGCTTAGATGACCAGGCCAAGAAGCGGATTGTGGAGTTGCGCAAAGCCGGTTTGAGTTTCCGCAAGATCAAAAAGGTGCTGGAGGTGGACAATATCCGTGTCACGCCGCAAGCCATCTACCTGTTCCTGAAGCGCAAGAATGTCCAGCCCAGCGCCCCCTCGTCCGGTTCCGATCCTCCGCCAGGCCTCAAGAAAGGAAGCAGAGATGCTGTCTTAGATCAGGtcagctgggaggaggaggaggaggatcagtGCTGGAAGCTGCCCCCGGAAAATGAAGCTGGGCACGCCAGGCAAAGAGAGGATGATGTCTCCGCGGCAGGAGTCAGCCCGAGCTGTGAGATGCCACTTTGGCATGACAGCCGAGGTGATGAGGAAGGCATCAGAATCGTTGGGGTGGCTTCCTTGAACCAAGACGAAGGGCAGTTTGGAAGGCAGAGCGCTACCCGTGGAGGCTTCTCCAAGGCATCACAACCAGGCTCAAATACTG GTGGCAGCTGCTCAGGGCGAAAGGACTCGGGCAGCGACTTTGCTCCTGTTGCACCTGCAGGCGCTCAGCCGAACGTGAATGGCAAAGGAACGCTGTTTCTGCCACCTGCCAGGAATCCTGCCTTGATCTGGAAGAGAAAGATAGTAGGCCGGGCCATCCATCTGCAGAAGAAG GCAAGTGGGCACGCTCCGTCCAGTTCTCCTCTCAGCCTGCCTTCGGCGCCGAGGGTGCAGCCAGCGTCTCCTCGTTCCAGGGCGACTGTGCCTGCGACGACAGCATCGCTTGGCTGCAGCGCACAA AGCAAAGACGCAAGTGCTCAGACGTCCGCGTGGATCCCCACCTGCTCTACAGGCCACCCCAGCGCTCAGTGGGGAAGTCCGGTGGCCGTCCCTTCGCTCTCCCCTGCCAGCCCTCATCCTTTCGCAGAGAAACTGGATGCCGTGCACGCTGAGGTCCAGAAGCTGACGCAAGCTGTGCATATGGTGTTGGATCGTCAGTGTCAGCTTGAGCGccaacaggagcagcagcagcgttTCCAGCAGGAGGTGCTCGTGACGCTGCAGCAGCTGAGCTCCACGATCAGCCACCTGGCCGTGCCAAACAACGTCACGTGTGCCCCTTACAGCAGTATAGCTGAACCATCTCCTCCTTTGCCAAGCTTCAGCCAGTTCAAGATAGAACTTATCTGA